The genomic DNA AACCCAATTTTAGAACTAGAGAAATACCAAGATTATATAGGCGAACTATTTACTAAACAATTCGAATACCTAATTACAGGATCGATAACCTGCATAACAGCATTGTTTTTATTAAGGAAAATTCCAAGTTGGATCAACGCAGTGCTTGGTACGCAGATGGAAAATGGAAGTGGCGGTGTAACTGGCGGAATAGTGGCTGGTGCAGTAGCAGGCAAAACCATATTAAGCGGATTAGCTAGAAAAGCTGGTGGCGGAAGTTTCATAGGCGGAGCAGTAAGTGGATTTGGATCAGCTACAGGAGTTGGAGTAGCAGGACAAATAGCTAGTGCAAGTATAGGAGCAGGTGCAAATTTGATAAAAGATATCGGCGCAGGCTCAAAAGCAATAGGTCAAGGCGTAGGAAAAGCATATGAAAAGTATAAAACATTTCGTGGCGGATATGTAGCCCCATAAAAAGGAGTAAAAACATGCAAAATACAATAATCATAATTGAAAGCCCAAACAAGGTCAATAAGATAGAGCAAATAACTGGAGCAAAAGTTTATGCTACAAAAGGGCATTTTAAAGAGCTTACAAATCAAATAGTAGTTGATTTTAAGAACTATGAGCCAATATTTGATTTCAAAGAAGATAGCAAAAGCCGAATAAATGCAATATTTAATGATTGCAAAGGGAAAGATGTCGTAATTGCGACAGACCCTGATAGAGAGGGATACGGAATAGGCTATATGGTTTATCAAACTATTAAAAATATAGCAAAAAGCGTTAAACGTGCAGAATTTCACGAGATCACAGAGAGTGGAATAAAAAAGGGGCTAGATAGTGCTGTGCCTTTTGCAAACTCAAATTTAAAAGAATTTGATAGCTTCAAGGCAAGAGCGGTAGGCGACAAGTTGGTGGGATTTATTATGTCGCCAACATACATCAATAAGCTAAATGACAAAAACAATAGCGTAGGCAGGGTGCAAACCCCAGCTCTTGCTCTAATTGTAAAGCGAGAATTGGAAATAAAAGAATTTCTAGAAAATAAGGCAAACGCAAAGATCGATTATAAAATAAAAGTAAAGCTTAAAACAAAAGACGGCATAGAATTTAATGCGGTAAATGACAATGTATTTACAGACAGAGATGAAGCAAACGCCAAAATATCTGAATTAGCTGGTAGCCTAGCAAAGGTATATAAAATTGATGTTAAGCAGGCACAACAAAAGCCTAAAGTACCTTTTAGAACCTCACAACTACAAGAGTACGCAAATAAAAGATTGGGCTTTAGCCCTGACAAGACGATGAGCCTTGCTCAAAAATTATTTGAAAAAGGCTTAATTACTTATCATAGAACCGATAGTAACAGCTTATCAAACGAATTTATAGATGAAGTAGGCGTTAAATTTGGCAATGAAGAATGGTATGAGAAAAAAGAATATAAAGCAGGAAGCCAAAGCCAAGCAGAAGCACATGAAGCAATACGTATCTCACACATACATGATTTTAACCAAATAGAAGAAATAGCAAAAAAAGAAAGCCTAACGGATGACGAAAAAAGCCTTTATGAGCTTATCTTTTTAAATTCGGTTCAAAGTCAAGCCAAAAATGCGATTAACGAAAATACTATATATGATATAGATATAAAGACGCTAAGCTTCAAGGCAAAAACGAGCAAATGTATCTATAAAGGATTTAAAAATGCTATCGTAGCCACAACTGAAGATGAAGACGACAAAGATAAAGAAATTCAAGAGATAACATTAAATCTAGCTCAAGGAGATGAGCTCCAAATATTAGAATTTAATCTACAGGAAGTAAAAAAGCAAGCGCCACAGCACTATAAAGAAAGTAATTTTATATCTCTTTTGGAAAAAGAAGGTATCGGTCGTCCAAGCACGTATGCAACATTTCTACCAACACTTATTAAAAGAGAGTACGTAAGCATCGAAACAAAAGGCAAAAATAGCAATATCATAGCAACGCCAAAGGGTATAAATTTTATTGAAACTATAAAAACAAACAACGATGAGTGGATCACACAAAGCGAATTTACGAAACAAATGGAAAGTGTGCTAGATGAAATTAGCAATGGAAAGGTTGACTATTTAGACTTTATAAGACCACTCCATGAGAAAATGGGCTTCAAAGAGCTAAACGATAGCATACAAAAGCCACCAAGCGAGAAACAACTCGAGTGGGCTAAAAATATAGCACATAGTTTAAATATGCAATTGCCAGACGGCATCGAAAAAGACTGGAAGATTTGCTCTAATTTTATTGATAAAAATAAAGACAAAGTCATAGTACCACCAAGCGAGAAACAAATAGAATTGGCTAAAAAGCTATCTAAAGACAAAGGAATGGCACTGCCAAAAGATTACGAAAAAAATCTACAAATTTGTAAAGATTTTATAAACAAAGCAATAAAGAAAAAATAATAAAACAATAAAAAGGAGAAAACATGCATACATATGTGTCAGTAATAGGAAATTTAACAAGGGATGTTGAGCTCAGATACACACCATCAGGGCTAGCCATAGGCAACACGGCTATCGCATCAACATACAAGTACACTATTAACAATGAGAAAAAAGAAGAAATCTGCTTTATAGATATCACTTTTATGGGTAAGACCGCAGAGATCGCAAATCAATATCTCAAAAAGGGGTCAAAAGTTTTCGTAGATGGTAGATTGAAATTCGACCAATGGACAGACAATAATGGACAAAATAGGAGCAAACATAGCATTGTCGTTGATAAAATGGTAATGCTTGATGGCAAAAAGCAGGAAATTAACGAAAAGGAAACGCCTAACGAGCGAGAAGAACAAACTGAAAAAACCGAGTATGTGCAAGGGGAATAAGCAGTAAAATGCAAAATTTAACCCAAAGCGAAAGAGCTCAAAGCTGGTTATCAGATAAAGATAAAAGAGCCAATATCTACTTCATGAGTGCAAAATATGACGTAGATGATGAGTTTTATACGAGTTTCGATGAGATAAGAGCCGAAATACAAGATTATAGAACACATTTTAAAGGCAAAGTAGTAGTATGCCCTTGCAACGACGGCAAGAAAAGCAACTTTTATAGATACTTTGCCTTAAATTTTAAATCCCTAGAGCTAAAAAAGCTAATTACAACGACGTACAATATTAAAGAGCCAAAATCAAAGGGGATGAAAATAGAGATCAGCGAGAGCGGAATAAATGAGACGATGTTGCAAGGGAACGGTGATTTTAGAAGCAAAGAAGTAAGACATATTATAGCAAGTGGCGATATAATAGTCACAAATCCACCTTTCTCCCTTTTTCGCGACTTAATAGAAATTGTAGAAAAACAAAACAAGAAATTTTTAATAGTTGGAGGAACCTACTCAATTACGTATAAAAAAATATTTGAGCTATACAAAAATGGTAAAATTTGGCTAGGCAATCATCAAGTAAATATTTTCACACGACCAGACGGCAGTAAGAAGCGTTTTAGCAACATATCATGGTTTACAAATTTAAAAAGCATAAAACACCAAAATGGTATAAGATTAACCCAAAAGTATAAGGGCAATGAAAATAAATACCCAGAGTACGATAATTACAAGATCATAGAAGTCAAAAATTGCAAGGACATACCAATTGACTATGACGGAGTAATTGGTATACCGCTAACATTTTTTTTAAGGCACAACCCAGCACAATTTAAAATTTTAGGCTGTGACTTTGAAATTAAAGACAAATACCCTGAGCTAGTTAAGCATACCTACAAAGAAAACAACACAAAATCAGCGGTTCTAAAAGGGCAAGAACTTTTTACAAGGATCATCATACAAAGAAAAGGTGGATTAAAGCCTAGAGCAAGAATATTAAATCAATTTTAGGTAGCAAAAGGACAAAAGTGCATGAAGAAGAAAAACAAGCTACAGCTTTTCAATACCCCAGCAAAGCGGTTTATGTGGGTTTTTGCATTTATAAATTTATTTGGGATCGGCATAAATACTATTTTATATCTTTTAAAAAAACCAAATAAAATAGAGACCCTACTCAATGCAGATGCCTTTTTTATAGCCCTCGCTATTATGTGCTATATAATTTTTAACGTAATGCTATATTTTATTATCAAGATAAATTTTATTATTTCAGAAAGAAAAGAGTAATTTTTTATAAAATACTATTGTTTTATTTATAAAAAAATATTCAATATATAATTTTTATTTTTTAGATATTTATTTAAAATACTATTTAATAATTTAATATTTTATTATTTATTAAGTTTAAAAGTATATAATCATTTAAAAATCTAAGGCAAAGGAATAAAAATGATTGTTTCTATATGTAATGAAAAAGGCGGAAGCGGTAAAAGCACCCTAGCTACTAATATAGCGATAAACCAAGGCATTGTAAAAGGCGAACCACTATTATTGGTCGATACAGACCCACAGAAGTCAATAGCCACATTTTTAAATATACGAAACGAAGAAAATCACCCAAAAGCATTTGACTTTGCATATAAATACGGCGAAGAACTAAAAGTATTCCTGCAGGACAACAAAACAAAAAGGGATATAGTAATCGATACAGGCGGACGAGATAGTCGAGAAATGAGAATAGCAATAGCACTAAGCGATATTGTTATAATTCCGACAATTCCAAGCCAGTTTGACGTAAGCGTCCTTGATAAAATGGTAAACATAATCAAGATGGCAAAGGAGCAAAACACTAATCTGCAAACATATATTGTAATCAATAGAGCGTCCACAAATCCATTTTTAGCCAAAAAAGTAGAAAGTCTCAAGAACTTTATAAAAGAAATTCAAGAAGACTATATAAAACTAGCAGAAACAATTATATTTGAAAGAGAGCGATATAAAATTGCGACCCAGCTAGGACTAAGTGTAGTTGAAATGAACGACGGCAACAAAACTGAACAAGAAATCAAAAATTTATGCAGTGAGATATTTTAAAAAATGAAGATAATAGTAGCATCGCCAAAAGCGATGTGTAAATTTAAAAAGGGGGAAGAAGAAAAGCATTTTTTTATATTTTACTTATAATTTTCACTGAAAAAATATTTTTATGTTATTTAAATTTTATATATTTTTTAATTATTTATTAGTTTATTTTTACTTATTTTATTATTTTTTAAGCAAATTTTCACTATAATAAACTAAATTCAATAAGAAAAGGATACAAAATGGAAAAAACAAGAGATGAGCTAATCAAGGTTGGAGCTTACATAGAATCTAAAAATGGTATAGAGTTCTATGTTAAAATCACTAAGGTAGAAGGCTCAAATGTAACCGTTAGTTGGAGAAATGATTACTACGAAGAAAACTCTCAGGTAATTCCTAAGTCTATCATTAAAGTAGATGGCGATGGCGAATTAAGTGTTCCAAATTGGACAATAAGAAGGTAGTCAGCGGATTGTTAAAATATAGCAAGAAGCAGATATAAAAATGAGACCAACTAACTTCAAACAAGAGACAATGGAACTCATAGGAGATCACAAAGTAGATGAGTATATGCTTAAATTCTCAAGAGATTGGTGTTGCTCTACTATTACCAGCTACAAGGGTAAAGGAGAAATCCCTTGGAATGAGATACAAGCAAGTATGCTTAACTATGACAAAGGATATGGCTCACAATACTGGAAGGGTTGGATAACCTTTAAGGACATCCCTGATTGGCTAGAACGTGAAGAATATGATGGTGCTGAGTGGTGGGCTTGGAGAAGTAAGCCTAGTTTATAAAAAGGCTTAGTATTAGTAGGCAAAGGGATAAAAATGGCGTTAGATACATTATCAACAAATTTCGTAGATTTTATAAATTATACGTTTTCAGCTTTTTCGATTATGCTTTTGACAACTGGAATGTTTTTATCATATCCATTTTTAAGAGGCGAAATCGAAGATGAAGAAAAAAATGAAAGAGAGGCAAAGGTATTTGCTGTCGGTCTTGGTATTAGTATTTTAATGACAATGATATGTCTTTTTGTGATGATTATAACGCCTATTTATGCGATGCTTAATGGCATAAATATAATTGAATTTATAAAAGTTGCATTTAGTATCCTTGGTTACGCAAAGGACAATGGGGATGAGACTGACATTTTTTTAATGCTAATTATCCTTCTCGTTAATTTTTCAGTCATCGCTTGGATAGGCGGTTTAATAACCAGATTTTGGGGGAATAAAATTTTTATAAAAAAAGATAAAGTAGAAGAAATATGATAAAAGAACAAAAGCTACTAAAATTTATCTGTAAAAAGGAGTAAAAGATGAGTAGAGAAGCTATAGGGTAGTAATAAATTTTATAAAATGTTACAATCAAATTAAAAAAAGGAAAAAGAGATGGATTTTAAAAGAACAAGCAATTCTACTGACAAATTAGATGAATTTATAGCTGGAGCAGATAGTCAAAAGGAACAATCTACAAAAAAAGGCAAGGTATCGGTTGGAACTAAATTTTCTAAAGAACTAGGCATAAAAATACGCAAGAAATATCCAACATACACGCTAGCAAAATTTATAGAATTAGCATTAACAACACCTATACCATATATAAAAGATGAAGTGCTTGTAACGATCTATGACCAAGCAAAATGGCACAATACGAGCATGAGCGAATTTGTAAGATTTAAAATGGGATTAATAGAAGCCCCACAGCCAAATGACGCAAAAGAGAAAGAGCATCAGCAAAACTATATAGTATTTGTAAGCGAAGCAAAAAAAGAAAAGATAAGACAAATCGCAGAAAGCCTAGAAATAAGTATTTTAACCTACTCAGACATTAAAATTCTAGCAACATACGAGCTAAAAGATATTTTCACATTTGATGAACTAATGCAATTTAAGGCGGAAGCGAACAACTTTGACCTAGATCTGGAAGAGTACATAGCCATGAGAATAAGAGGTTGATAAGCCAAGAAACAAAAAATGACTAAAAAAATTAAAAATAACCTTATAAAAATCCATAAAATTTTAGTAAGAATGTTTAAAAATAAAAATAACGATGGTGATAGTAAAAGGCAAAATTTACCTACCCCAAAAGCTGAGCAAATAAATTTTGACGTTCAAAAGCTAGAGCTAGATTATTAGGATAAGTAAGAGTGATCGTAGCTCTAAGCAAAATCAAGCATCCTCATTTAACATAAACCTAAAAGAGTAGCCGATAACGTTCTTTTTAGAGCCTTCAGCAATTTTCTTCTCGAGAACAATCTTTTTAAAGTAGTTTTCGTTTAACTCTTCTATGGCAGGATTTATTACACGGCGATCCAAATCTCTCGTTTCGTATTTTTCAGGAACGCTCATAAATCTTTCGAAATCAGGTCTATTAAAATTTACACACTTAAAGCCATCTTTGTCGGATCTGATATTTTGATATTGTAGTAAGAGGCGATAAAGAGACTTTGCAAATTTACTTCGAATTGAAATAAAATCGTGTAAATTTATTCTCATAAATTTTAGAGTACCAAATAAAATATCGAGAGCTTCTGTATTTAATTTAAATTTTAAAATTTGCGTATTTCTAAAGGCTTTAATAGAAATGAAAAAAACTCCAGCCGTCATAATTTCATCATTATTTGTAATCTCTAAACTTTTGTAGATTGCCGATCCGTTTTCGCCTAAAACCTTTTTACAAAACTCAAGCACCTCGTTATTAAAACGAGTTTTATTTAGACCTTCAGCAAAGAATTGTGATATCTTAGAATACGGCATTTCAATATAATTTCTGCTATCCGAATACCCCAATTGCTTTGCATACCAGCAAATAGTAAAGAAAATATCATAATCCCTAGATGTAAAATTTACTGGAAACAATATAGAATTCATTTTATTACGGAAAACGAGCGTTCCATTGCTTTCTATATGAGCGACTCTTGTGGTTTTAAGCACGAAATTACCTTTCTCAAAATAGAAAGACATTTCACACATTTTTTTTACCTCAAAGTTCAATTTTAGAATCTCGATAGTAAAATACGTTCAATTTATTACAGCTTAAAATTTATAAACAAGCACATCACACTTTTAAGTTCAGTAACAAACGATAACGAGTGAGTAGGATTTATAATTTGCCTAGAAATTTTCAAATTCCAGGCAAATTTAAGTCAAGCCTACCTTCTAACGACATGCAAAAACTGCATATGTTTGCGGTATTGCTCGATTACGTCGTTTATCAGCGTGGCCTCGCTCCAACCAAGCACGTCGTAGTCTTGACCGCCCTCTTTTAGATATACCTCGGCTCTGTAATAAAGATCGTCGCCCTCAAGCTCTCTAGTGTAGTCCGGGCTCTGGCTTTTGGTGAGATATACGCCGTATCTAAAGTCCATCTCGTCGCCAAGTCCGACGTTTAAATTTACGAAATTTTCAGCTTTTGTTACATTTACCTCAAGGCCGTTTTTGGCAAATTCCTCTTTTAGCTCGTTAAAGGCTTTTAGCACGACTTCGTTTAGAAATTTACTGCCGTCTTTTTTGCTAGGTAGCGTGATGATCGCGCTTAGTCGCTCTTGCCAAGGCTTTGAAAGATCGCTAAGAGGCATATTATTAAAGTTATTTGTCTCTTTTTTGGTCACATCGACGCGCAAGGCTTTAAATAGCCCAAAAATCGCACCCAAAAGCACCACCGAAAATGGCATTGCCGTGGTGATCGTGAGAGCTTGAAGCGAGCCAAGACCGCCGGCTAGCATCAAAAATGCCGCCACGACGCCCACCGTAACGCCCCAAAAGACCTTTTGCCAAACTGGTGTATCGTCCTTGCCGTTTGAGCAAAGCATGTTCATAACGATCGCCGCAGAGTCGGCAGAAGTGATGAAAAATATGACAATCATAAAGACTGCGATGGTGCTTAGCACGCCTGAGAAGCTAAATTTCTCCAAAAACATAAAAAGTGCTGAGGCTGAGTCAGAATTTACCGTGGTCGCTAGCTCGCTAAAGCCACTTTGCACAAGCGCGATCGCTGAGTTGCCAAAAAAGCTCATCCAAGCAAAGGTAAAGCCAGTTGGCACGAGAAGCACGCCGATCACAAATTCTCTTATCGTCCTACCTTTTGAAATTTTAGCGATAAATAGCCCCACAAACGGCGACCAAGATAGCCACCAAGCCCAGTATAGCAGCGTCCAGCCACCAAGCCAGCTCTCGTTTTGCCTCTCGTAGGCGTAGAGATTAAAGGTATTTGAAATGAGCGTAGAGACGTAGTCGCCGCTGTTTTGCACAAACGACTTTAAAAGCTGCGTCGTATCGCCCAAAAATAGTATCAAAAACATAAAACATATAGCTAGCGCAATATTTGCGTTTGATAAGATTTTGATGCCCTTATCCACGCCGCTAGCCGCTGAGATGGTAGCTGCAAAACAAAGCACTATTAGAAGCGTGATATGCATAGTCGGCAGGCCAAAAACGTGCGTAAGACCGGCATTTACCTGAAGTACGCCGTATCCTAGCGAGGTCGCCACACCAAAAAGGGTCGCTACGACGGCAAATGTATCGATGGCGCTACCTATCTTGCCATAAATTTTATCGCCGATGATCGGATAAAATGCCGATCTAAGCGTGAGTGGCAAGCCGTGTCTATACGAGAAAAAGGCTAGAATTAGCGCCACGATAGCATAGACCGACCATGCGCCCATGCCCCAGTGAAAAAATGTGATATTCATCGCAAGCTTTTGCGCTGCGATAGTTTGCGCGTCGCCGAGCGGCGGGTTTAGATAGTGCATGAGCGGCTCGGCCACACCAAAAAACACTAGACCTATGCCCATGCCAGCGGCAAAAAGCATAGAAAACCACGAGATATTTTTGTGCTCTGGCTTTACGTGATCAGCTCCTAGTTTGATCTCGCCAAGCTTACTAAAGCCAAGAATGATGACGCTTAGCAGTATGACGGCGACGGCTAGGATGTAAAACCAGCCAAATTTCGCTGCGATGTAGTTTTGCATACCTTTAAAAAACTCATTTGAGAAATTTGGAAATATCGCAGCAAATGCCGTTATTAAAACTATGACAACAAGCGATGGTATAAACACCGAATTGTTAAATTTTGATCTTTGAAATTTAAACATTTTTCTCCTTTTTGTAAATTTCAGCTTCCTTTCAAACTAACAAAAAAGAGTAAATAGGTCAAATTTTCTCTTTAAATTTTTATGAAATTTTAAACTTTAGCCACCAAAAATAGCCACTTTGAAATTTATCTCAAGTCGCTTTTATCTCTCTTTGGTTTTGCAAGAGTTGTTAGCACTATGACAAAAAAGGCGACGCCAAATGTGATATATAAAATGATCTTTGGCGAGTCATACTCTACCCTCGACCTTGCGACCTCTTCGCCGCTTGCCTCCACTAGCTCGCCGCGCTTTATCATATCGCTGATATCTTTTGCGCTAAGCTCTTTAGACGCTCTTGTTAAAATTTCTATGACGCTAGGACCCGCCACCTCATAAACGCTATGCTTTATGCCGTAAAATGGCTTTATCTTGCTAAAAAAATAGACCTTCTCGCCATTTGCATAAACTGCGCCATATTCGCCATCTTTTACCTGCCCTACTTCGCGCCAAGAGCTACTTGGGGCAAATTTATATAAAGAGACTGTTTGCGCCTCTAAGTGCCTGCCGTGCTTTGAGCGCCGACACTCTTCGCCTTGCTGCAAGAAATACGCTGAGCTCTCATCTATAAAAATGTCAGCATAGAGCCTTTTTAGCTCGCCTTTTAGCTGGTAGTCTGAAATTTTAGCTTGCTCGTTTTTGCTGCTATTCCAAAAGTAAATTCCATCTTTACTGGCAAAAAGAGGCCAAAACGAGTGCACGTTATCCACGCTATGAATGGCGCTATAAGGCATATTTTGAGCGCTAAATTTACGCTCATTTGCAAACGCCGCCCCACTTTTTGGCTCAAAAAGATATTCTATATCGTGCTTTGGGTCATAGCATATCTGGCGCACCTCATCTGTGTAGCCAGCATCAAGCTTATAAAAGCCTAAAAATAGGCTTTTGCCGTCTGTGTAATATCCGCTAGGAGCGCCGCTTTCTGTCGTGATGTATCTTAGCTCGTTAGTATCTGCGTCAAGCTTTTCGCCCTTGTAGTAAAGCGTAGCTCCGTCTCTTGCAAAGCCAGCGTCAAAGATAGGCTCTAAATTTGTGCTTTCGACCCTTTTTGTCCTGTAAAAATAAGGGCTATCATCGTAGCTTTTTATAAAAACGTGAACAAGGTTTTTCACAATGGCGCTAAATTCGCTAAATCCCGCCTCTTTCTCGCTTCTAGTAGCGCAATAATAGCTTACCTTGCCATCACTTAGATAGCCATTGCCAAGCACTTTGGTGCTGTTTGGATCAAGGCCAGGCAAAATTTCTCTAGCGCAATAGACATGATTTTTATCAGCTCCTACGTTTGAGTAATCATACGCGTGTTTTAGCTTTAAGACCCTAAAACTAGCCTCATCGACACCTTTTAGCTCATACTTGCCGCTGCCTGAAATTTGAACATAAATTTTACCCTCTGGTGAGCGGTAAAACTCACTATTATCAATATTTGCAAAGCCTCTTTGATACTCGCCCTCATGCCAGAGATAAAGCATCGCCAAAACAAAAAATAGCGTCAAGATAACTAAAAAATAAACAAATCTAATAGTAATTTTTCTCATTATCTATAATCATCCACCCTTTTTTTAAGCCCACTTTTTTGCTTTTTGTTTTTAAAAATAGCGCCAACTACCGAGACTATAAATGCAATGGCTAAAAATATCCAGTAGGCATATTTTTGCGAGTAATCATCAAAGTCGCTTATCGCATCGATCACCACCTC from Campylobacter concisus includes the following:
- a CDS encoding BCCT family transporter — translated: MFKFQRSKFNNSVFIPSLVVIVLITAFAAIFPNFSNEFFKGMQNYIAAKFGWFYILAVAVILLSVIILGFSKLGEIKLGADHVKPEHKNISWFSMLFAAGMGIGLVFFGVAEPLMHYLNPPLGDAQTIAAQKLAMNITFFHWGMGAWSVYAIVALILAFFSYRHGLPLTLRSAFYPIIGDKIYGKIGSAIDTFAVVATLFGVATSLGYGVLQVNAGLTHVFGLPTMHITLLIVLCFAATISAASGVDKGIKILSNANIALAICFMFLILFLGDTTQLLKSFVQNSGDYVSTLISNTFNLYAYERQNESWLGGWTLLYWAWWLSWSPFVGLFIAKISKGRTIREFVIGVLLVPTGFTFAWMSFFGNSAIALVQSGFSELATTVNSDSASALFMFLEKFSFSGVLSTIAVFMIVIFFITSADSAAIVMNMLCSNGKDDTPVWQKVFWGVTVGVVAAFLMLAGGLGSLQALTITTAMPFSVVLLGAIFGLFKALRVDVTKKETNNFNNMPLSDLSKPWQERLSAIITLPSKKDGSKFLNEVVLKAFNELKEEFAKNGLEVNVTKAENFVNLNVGLGDEMDFRYGVYLTKSQSPDYTRELEGDDLYYRAEVYLKEGGQDYDVLGWSEATLINDVIEQYRKHMQFLHVVRR
- a CDS encoding adenine-specific methyltransferase EcoRI family protein; protein product: MQNLTQSERAQSWLSDKDKRANIYFMSAKYDVDDEFYTSFDEIRAEIQDYRTHFKGKVVVCPCNDGKKSNFYRYFALNFKSLELKKLITTTYNIKEPKSKGMKIEISESGINETMLQGNGDFRSKEVRHIIASGDIIVTNPPFSLFRDLIEIVEKQNKKFLIVGGTYSITYKKIFELYKNGKIWLGNHQVNIFTRPDGSKKRFSNISWFTNLKSIKHQNGIRLTQKYKGNENKYPEYDNYKIIEVKNCKDIPIDYDGVIGIPLTFFLRHNPAQFKILGCDFEIKDKYPELVKHTYKENNTKSAVLKGQELFTRIIIQRKGGLKPRARILNQF
- a CDS encoding AAA family ATPase: MIVSICNEKGGSGKSTLATNIAINQGIVKGEPLLLVDTDPQKSIATFLNIRNEENHPKAFDFAYKYGEELKVFLQDNKTKRDIVIDTGGRDSREMRIAIALSDIVIIPTIPSQFDVSVLDKMVNIIKMAKEQNTNLQTYIVINRASTNPFLAKKVESLKNFIKEIQEDYIKLAETIIFERERYKIATQLGLSVVEMNDGNKTEQEIKNLCSEIF
- a CDS encoding type IA DNA topoisomerase, with translation MQNTIIIIESPNKVNKIEQITGAKVYATKGHFKELTNQIVVDFKNYEPIFDFKEDSKSRINAIFNDCKGKDVVIATDPDREGYGIGYMVYQTIKNIAKSVKRAEFHEITESGIKKGLDSAVPFANSNLKEFDSFKARAVGDKLVGFIMSPTYINKLNDKNNSVGRVQTPALALIVKRELEIKEFLENKANAKIDYKIKVKLKTKDGIEFNAVNDNVFTDRDEANAKISELAGSLAKVYKIDVKQAQQKPKVPFRTSQLQEYANKRLGFSPDKTMSLAQKLFEKGLITYHRTDSNSLSNEFIDEVGVKFGNEEWYEKKEYKAGSQSQAEAHEAIRISHIHDFNQIEEIAKKESLTDDEKSLYELIFLNSVQSQAKNAINENTIYDIDIKTLSFKAKTSKCIYKGFKNAIVATTEDEDDKDKEIQEITLNLAQGDELQILEFNLQEVKKQAPQHYKESNFISLLEKEGIGRPSTYATFLPTLIKREYVSIETKGKNSNIIATPKGINFIETIKTNNDEWITQSEFTKQMESVLDEISNGKVDYLDFIRPLHEKMGFKELNDSIQKPPSEKQLEWAKNIAHSLNMQLPDGIEKDWKICSNFIDKNKDKVIVPPSEKQIELAKKLSKDKGMALPKDYEKNLQICKDFINKAIKKK
- a CDS encoding DKNYY domain-containing protein translates to MRKITIRFVYFLVILTLFFVLAMLYLWHEGEYQRGFANIDNSEFYRSPEGKIYVQISGSGKYELKGVDEASFRVLKLKHAYDYSNVGADKNHVYCAREILPGLDPNSTKVLGNGYLSDGKVSYYCATRSEKEAGFSEFSAIVKNLVHVFIKSYDDSPYFYRTKRVESTNLEPIFDAGFARDGATLYYKGEKLDADTNELRYITTESGAPSGYYTDGKSLFLGFYKLDAGYTDEVRQICYDPKHDIEYLFEPKSGAAFANERKFSAQNMPYSAIHSVDNVHSFWPLFASKDGIYFWNSSKNEQAKISDYQLKGELKRLYADIFIDESSAYFLQQGEECRRSKHGRHLEAQTVSLYKFAPSSSWREVGQVKDGEYGAVYANGEKVYFFSKIKPFYGIKHSVYEVAGPSVIEILTRASKELSAKDISDMIKRGELVEASGEEVARSRVEYDSPKIILYITFGVAFFVIVLTTLAKPKRDKSDLR
- a CDS encoding replication initiation protein; its protein translation is MLKTTRVAHIESNGTLVFRNKMNSILFPVNFTSRDYDIFFTICWYAKQLGYSDSRNYIEMPYSKISQFFAEGLNKTRFNNEVLEFCKKVLGENGSAIYKSLEITNNDEIMTAGVFFISIKAFRNTQILKFKLNTEALDILFGTLKFMRINLHDFISIRSKFAKSLYRLLLQYQNIRSDKDGFKCVNFNRPDFERFMSVPEKYETRDLDRRVINPAIEELNENYFKKIVLEKKIAEGSKKNVIGYSFRFMLNEDA
- the ssb gene encoding single-stranded DNA-binding protein yields the protein MHTYVSVIGNLTRDVELRYTPSGLAIGNTAIASTYKYTINNEKKEEICFIDITFMGKTAEIANQYLKKGSKVFVDGRLKFDQWTDNNGQNRSKHSIVVDKMVMLDGKKQEINEKETPNEREEQTEKTEYVQGE